In Clostridium sporogenes, one genomic interval encodes:
- a CDS encoding NlpC/P60 family protein, whose translation MIKNKLKIILCSAIIGGSIIGFYHPIVNAAPTEKDVTIEIQKLDNDLSNLTIKLNDNKDKNSRLVNEIKQNEKFIQNKKEEIKETENMLNAQMRDYYIENDSNSNNALVLLLSSENMSDFLNKAKIMKIVLEEGNTTIKTLEKDKQDIIKTNEKLSKDKKEIEKNTSSIKNDIKTIDDKKKELKVKLEELDKAKINNASNTNSIIAQQNHAEYNDFLKIGSVVNSKNDIGNSVVNLATKFLGVPYVWGGTTPQGFDCSGLVLYCYNAYGISLPRISQEQQQVGIDVLLSQAKAGDLVFFHGYPATHVGIYMGNGYYIHAPHTGDVVKISPLGDYTNIKRIMP comes from the coding sequence ATGATAAAGAATAAATTGAAAATAATATTATGTAGTGCTATCATAGGGGGAAGCATTATAGGATTTTATCATCCAATTGTTAATGCAGCTCCAACAGAGAAAGATGTAACAATTGAGATACAAAAATTAGATAATGATTTATCTAATCTAACTATCAAATTAAATGATAATAAAGACAAAAACTCTAGATTAGTTAATGAAATTAAACAAAATGAAAAATTTATACAGAATAAAAAAGAAGAGATAAAAGAAACAGAAAATATGTTGAATGCTCAAATGAGAGATTATTATATAGAAAATGATAGTAATTCTAATAATGCCTTAGTTTTGTTATTGTCTTCTGAAAACATGAGCGATTTCTTAAATAAAGCCAAAATAATGAAAATAGTGTTAGAAGAAGGGAATACAACTATTAAAACGTTAGAAAAAGATAAACAAGATATAATAAAAACTAATGAAAAGCTATCAAAAGATAAAAAGGAGATAGAAAAGAATACTTCTTCTATAAAGAATGATATTAAAACTATAGATGATAAGAAAAAGGAACTAAAGGTTAAGCTAGAAGAATTAGATAAAGCTAAAATTAATAATGCAAGCAATACAAATAGTATAATAGCTCAACAAAATCATGCTGAATATAATGATTTTTTAAAAATTGGATCTGTAGTTAATAGTAAAAATGATATAGGTAATTCTGTAGTTAATTTAGCAACTAAATTTTTAGGGGTACCATATGTTTGGGGAGGTACTACTCCACAAGGCTTTGATTGTTCAGGTTTAGTTTTATATTGTTATAATGCATATGGTATTTCATTGCCTAGAATATCTCAGGAACAACAGCAAGTAGGCATAGATGTTCTATTATCTCAAGCAAAAGCAGGAGATTTAGTATTTTTTCATGGATATCCAGCTACTCATGTAGGTATATATATGGGAAATGGGTATTATATACATGCTCCACACACAGGAGATGTAGTAAAGATTTCACCATTGGGGGATTACACAAATATAAAAAGAATTATGCCCTAA
- a CDS encoding single-stranded DNA-binding protein: MNKVVLIGRLTKDPELKFTPGNGTAVANFTLAVDRRFSKDGQREADFIPIVVWGKQAESTANYMSKGKLMGVSGRIQTRSYEAKDGTKRYITEVIAEEVKFLEWGDKATTDSSYNNRSESSYQSGQNFANGNSFDDDIIPVDDGDIPF; this comes from the coding sequence ATGAATAAAGTTGTTTTAATAGGTAGACTAACCAAAGATCCTGAATTAAAATTTACTCCAGGAAATGGAACAGCGGTTGCTAATTTCACTTTGGCTGTAGATAGAAGATTTTCAAAGGATGGTCAGAGAGAAGCAGATTTCATTCCTATAGTAGTATGGGGAAAACAAGCAGAATCTACAGCTAACTATATGAGTAAAGGAAAACTTATGGGGGTTAGTGGTAGAATACAAACAAGAAGCTATGAAGCTAAAGATGGTACAAAAAGATATATAACAGAAGTAATAGCTGAAGAAGTTAAATTTCTTGAGTGGGGAGATAAAGCTACCACAGATTCATCATATAATAATAGATCAGAATCAAGTTACCAATCAGGACAAAATTTTGCAAATGGAAACAGTTTTGACGATGATATAATTCCAGTAGATGATGGAGACATACCTTTTTAG
- a CDS encoding RNA-guided endonuclease InsQ/TnpB family protein: protein MKGVDIIEITITSKIQIYPTNEQIDILNNTMFQIRKALNYISKYIFNNNCLNQKKINEDTYYYLRETYGLKSQMAQSCIKTTIAKYKTNKSNGHDFTLVHFKNLEYDIVWNRDYSIKSDIFSINSLQGRLKIPYETKGMEKYFDGSYSFGTAKLVFKFNKYFLYIPMTKDYPQTTPFEINKIVGIDLGINFLATIYDSYGKTTFYNGRHIKAKRGHYKILRKQLQQCGSKSARRKIKSIGSRENRYVNDINHTITKALVDKYGANTLFVLEDLTNVRNTTEKVNINNRYVSVSWTFYQFRQLLEYKAKMNNSIVISVNPKYTSQTCPKCGHIEKANRDKKKHIFKCKNCNYQSNDDRIGSINLWRKGLEYIEQFSKEHSE, encoded by the coding sequence GTGAAAGGAGTTGATATTATAGAAATTACTATAACATCTAAAATACAAATATATCCTACTAATGAGCAAATAGATATTTTAAATAATACAATGTTCCAAATTAGAAAAGCATTGAATTATATATCTAAATATATTTTTAATAATAATTGTCTTAATCAGAAAAAGATTAATGAAGATACTTATTATTATTTAAGAGAAACATATGGTTTAAAATCTCAAATGGCTCAAAGTTGTATAAAAACTACTATTGCTAAATATAAAACCAATAAGTCCAATGGACATGATTTTACTTTAGTGCATTTTAAAAATTTAGAATATGACATTGTATGGAATAGAGATTACTCTATTAAAAGTGATATATTCTCTATAAATAGTTTACAAGGTAGACTTAAGATACCTTACGAAACTAAAGGCATGGAAAAATATTTTGATGGTTCTTATAGTTTTGGTACTGCTAAATTAGTATTTAAGTTTAACAAATACTTCTTATATATTCCAATGACCAAAGATTACCCTCAAACTACACCTTTTGAAATTAATAAAATAGTAGGTATTGACCTCGGTATTAATTTTTTAGCAACTATCTATGATAGTTATGGTAAAACCACGTTCTACAATGGTAGACATATAAAAGCTAAAAGAGGTCATTATAAAATATTAAGAAAACAACTTCAACAGTGCGGTAGCAAGTCAGCAAGACGTAAAATTAAATCTATTGGTTCAAGAGAAAACCGTTATGTTAATGATATTAATCATACCATTACAAAGGCACTCGTTGATAAATATGGGGCAAACACATTATTTGTTCTTGAAGATTTAACTAACGTTAGAAATACTACTGAAAAAGTAAATATAAACAATAGATATGTTTCTGTATCTTGGACTTTCTATCAATTTAGGCAGCTGCTTGAATATAAGGCTAAAATGAATAACTCAATAGTTATTTCAGTTAATCCTAAATATACAAGCCAAACATGCCCCAAATGTGGACATATTGAAAAAGCTAATAGAGATAAGAAAAAACATATCTTTAAATGTAAAAATTGCAACTATCAATCTAATGATGATAGAATTGGATCAATAAATCTTTGGAGAAAAGGTCTTGAATATATTGAACAATTCTCCAAAGAACATAGTGAGTAA